One stretch of Pelmatolapia mariae isolate MD_Pm_ZW linkage group LG3_W, Pm_UMD_F_2, whole genome shotgun sequence DNA includes these proteins:
- the LOC134624806 gene encoding zinc finger protein 91-like, which yields MTSTQKDQHGARSQRSQEADKRHRRKGEKTYNCEECGKSFVQAGDLKKHQLIHSGVKAYSCDLCGKSFTLPQTLKTHQLIHSGVKPYSCDLCGKSFTQAGDLKKHQLIHSGVKAYSCDLCGKFFTRAENLKTHRLIHSGVKRYSCDLCGKSFTQAGGLKTHLLIHSGVKPYSCDLCGKSFTQAGALKTHQLIHGGFKSYSCDLCGKSFAWAGDLKRHQLIHRRVKLYSCDLCGKSFTRAGGLKTHQLIHSGVKAYSCDLCGKSFTRAGDLKTHQLIHSGVKAYSCDLCGKSFTRAGDLKTHQLIHSGIKAYSCDLCGKSFTQAGGLKTHQLIHSGIKPYSCDLCGKSFTQAGALKTHQLIHSGFKPYSCDLCGKSFAWVGDLKRHQFIHSGVKPYSCDLCGKSFTQAGDLKKHHLIHSGFKPYNCDLCGKSFSQAGDLKTHQLIHSGITPYSCDLCGKSFKRAHSLKNHKLIHSGVKAYSCDLCGKSFKRAQNLKRHQLIHSGVKPYSCDSCGKSFSQAGALKTHQLIHSGVKPYSCDLCGKSFKRAQTLETHRLIHSGFKPYSCELCGKAFAQSTNLQRHLFTHSGIKVYSCDFCGKTFSEKKYRNIHLRTHTGNNVSCCDQCGKPFTTDVQLRQHMFSHTEETPYKCDLCEKTFKAPHQLKKHQQIHTRK from the exons atgacttcaacacaaaag gaccaacatggagcgagaagtcagcgctctcaggaggccgacaaacgtcacagaagaaagggagagaaaacctaCAACTGTGaggagtgtggaaagtcttttgtccaggctggagacttaaaaaaacaccaactcatccacagtggagttaaagcatacagctgtgacttgtgtggaaagtcttttaccctgcctcaaaccttaaaaacacaccaactcatccacagtggagttaaaccttacagctgtgacttgtgtggcaagtcttttacccaagctggagacttaaaaaaacaccaactcatccacagtggagttaaagcatacagctgtgacttgtgtggaaagtttTTTACCCGGgctgaaaacttaaaaacacaccgactcatccacagtggagttaagcGTTACagttgtgacttgtgtggaaagtcttttacccaggctggcgGCTTAAAAACTCACctactcatccacagtggagttaaaccttacagctgtgacttgtgtggaaagtcttttacccaggctggcgccttaaaaacacaccaactcatccacggTGGATTTAAatcttacagctgtgacttgtgtggaaagtcttttgcctgggctggagacttaaaaagacaccaactcatccacagacGAGTTAAActgtacagctgtgacttgtgtggaaagtcttttacccgggctggcggcttaaaaacacaccaactcatccacagtggagttaaagcttacagctgtgacttgtgtggaaagtcttttacccgggctggagacttaaaaacacaccaactcatccacagtggagttaaagcttacagctgtgacttgtgtggaaagtcttttacccgggctggagacttaaaaacacaccaactcatccacagtggaattaaagcttacagctgtgacttgtgtggaaagtcttttacccaggctggaggcttaaaaactCACCAGCTCATTCACAGTGGaattaaaccttacagctgtgacttgtgtggaaagtcctttacccaggctggagccttaaaaacacaccaactcatccacagtggatttaaaccttacagctgtgacttgtgtggaaagtcttttgccTGGGTTGgagacttaaaaagacaccaattcatccacagtggagttaaaccttacagctgtgacttgtgtggaaagtcttttacccaggctggagacttaaaaaaacaccatctcatccacagtggatttaaaccttacaactgtgacttgtgtggaaagtctttttcccaggctggagacttaaaaacacaccaactcatccacagtggaattacaccttacagctgtgacttgtgtggaaagtcttttaagCGGGCTCACAGCTTAAAAAatcacaaactcatccacagtggagttaaagcatacagctgtgacttgtgtgggaAGTCTTTTAAGCGGgctcaaaacttaaaaagacaccaactcatccacagtggagttaaaccttacagctgtgactcatgtggaaagtctttttcccaGGCTGGagccttaaaaacacaccaactcatccacagtggagttaaaccttacagctgtgacttgtgtggaaagtcttttaagCGGGCTCAAACCTTAGAAACACACcgactcatccacagtggatttaaaccttacagctgtgagttgtgtggtaaAGCCTTTGCTCAAAGTACCAACTTACAGAGGCATCTatttacccactctggaattaaggtgTACAGCTGCgacttttgtggaaaaactttcagtgaAAAAAAGTACCGAAATATTCACCTACGGACTCACACTGGAAATAATGTTtcctgctgtgatcagtgtgggaaacCGTTTACAACAGATGTACAGCTACGACAACACATGTTTAGCCACACTGAGGAGacaccttataaatgtgacctgtgtgagaagacttttaaagctccacatcagctgaaaaaacaccaacagatccacaccagaaagtaa